From the genome of Scyliorhinus canicula chromosome 29, sScyCan1.1, whole genome shotgun sequence, one region includes:
- the LOC119958313 gene encoding histidine N-acetyltransferase-like yields the protein MLTGVPFALSGGLILIFLLCRSVKYSKSDLDFDLATEKDFRQVESLFSDETDYIPSIYHSWLRERNRVVVLAKRQGQVIGLGSALIVDDGHTAVIELLKVAASEWGNGVASLLHQRSIKLIRAMSSEVQKQSFITALKFYKGCCVLGKQLIL from the exons ATGTTAACGGGAGTCCCGTtcgccctctcaggtggat TGATCTTAATCTTTCTCCTTTGTCGATCTGTCAAGTACTCTAAGTCGGACCTGGATTTTGACCTGGCTACAGAGAAGGATTTCAGACAGGTTGAGTCCCTTTTCAGCGATGAGACAGATTACATACCGAGCATCTACCATTCCTGGCTTCGAGAGAGAAACCGCGTGGTCGTTCTGGCCAAACGTCAGGGTCAAGTG ATCGGTCTGGGATCTGCTCTCATTGTGGATGATGGACACACAGCCGTAATTGAACTGCTTAAAGTAGCTGCTTCAGAGTGGGGCAATGGAGTTGCCAGCTTGCTTCACCAAAGGTCTATCAAGCTGATAAGAGCGATGTCCTCAGAGGTTCAGAAGCAAAGTTTTATCACGGCGCTCAAGTTCTACAAAGGATGTTGTGTATTAGGCAAACAG CTGATCCTGTAA